One part of the Mangrovibacillus cuniculi genome encodes these proteins:
- a CDS encoding CBS domain-containing protein: protein MFVKNLLIPKHKVFSLQLGQSLEEAMNMLESKEVDALPVLDKQKYVGVVTRYNIYKGLFDSGEEKETFLKKTDLTEVLSHQDKYLEGNEVFEQTLVELKDFPLLAVVDEKLNFLGVVTRFDVMEQFQSAFGVHRKGIRIAFTSVETEGRIARLAEIIQQYHESVISLVTFDETDKLVRRIVLKIEKKDNIDKFITKLEKSGFRVLDIVED from the coding sequence ATGTTTGTAAAAAATTTGTTAATTCCGAAGCATAAAGTATTTTCTTTACAGCTAGGACAAAGTCTAGAAGAAGCGATGAACATGTTAGAATCAAAAGAAGTAGATGCGCTACCTGTTCTCGATAAGCAGAAATATGTTGGCGTAGTTACTCGCTATAATATTTATAAAGGTTTATTTGATTCTGGTGAGGAAAAAGAAACATTCTTAAAGAAAACTGATTTGACGGAAGTGTTGAGCCACCAAGATAAATACTTAGAGGGAAATGAAGTGTTCGAACAAACGTTAGTGGAACTAAAAGATTTTCCTTTACTTGCAGTAGTAGATGAAAAATTAAACTTTTTAGGTGTAGTCACTCGATTTGATGTAATGGAACAATTTCAAAGCGCGTTTGGAGTGCATCGAAAAGGAATTCGAATTGCCTTTACATCTGTAGAAACAGAAGGCCGTATTGCAAGGTTAGCAGAGATTATCCAACAGTATCACGAATCTGTCATATCACTAGTTACATTTGATGAAACGGATAAATTGGTTAGGAGAATAGTTTTAAAAATTGAGAAAAAAGATAATATTGATAAATTTATTACTAAATTAGAAAAGTCAGGATTCCGTGTTTTAGACATCGTAGAAGACTGA
- a CDS encoding RecQ family ATP-dependent DNA helicase codes for MNLHKILQERFGYSSFRPGQKEVITSLLKGKNTLAMLPTGTGKSLCYQLPAYTIEGHIIIISPLLSLMQDQVNRMKMVGEKSVVAVNSFLSQEERSDVLKNISRYKFIFVSPEMMQNPYFQRSISSLSIGLLVVDEAHCISQWGLDFRPDYLRIGEFRKLIGEPLTLALTATATKKVRKDIFTYLHLDSWEEHIYSVDRRNIAMNVEKVSSVEEKKERLLFLCKELKGSGIIYFSSKRLAEECHQLFVNAGIGNTAYYHAGLSTEDRMLIQQQFIDSQLRVICATSAFGMGINKEDIRFVIHFHMPSQMESYIQEIGRAGRDGEKSIAIQLYQEGDETLTYSMVEYELPSEDTIDRFLEGNVLEEELQETSGVRYLQYLESKFAHLPLVEKRKYMVEQKNNRISQKLVKVKEMHDWVLTSNCRRKELVSLFDEQIENKPVTCCDNCGMDVSNFFGEELLQINEVQKDWKWMLHDIILG; via the coding sequence ATGAACTTACATAAAATTCTGCAAGAACGGTTTGGGTATTCTTCCTTTCGTCCAGGACAAAAAGAAGTCATTACTTCTCTTTTAAAAGGGAAAAACACGCTTGCTATGTTACCAACAGGAACAGGAAAATCCCTGTGTTATCAACTTCCTGCTTATACTATAGAAGGTCACATAATCATTATCTCTCCATTACTTTCTCTCATGCAAGATCAAGTAAACAGGATGAAGATGGTTGGAGAGAAATCTGTTGTAGCGGTAAACTCTTTTTTAAGCCAGGAAGAACGCAGTGATGTGTTGAAGAATATTAGTCGGTACAAATTTATTTTTGTTTCACCTGAAATGATGCAAAACCCATATTTTCAAAGGTCGATTTCCAGTTTATCTATTGGACTTTTGGTAGTGGATGAAGCACATTGTATTTCTCAGTGGGGACTTGATTTTAGACCAGATTATCTGAGGATCGGGGAGTTTAGAAAACTAATTGGAGAGCCCTTAACTTTAGCATTAACAGCTACAGCTACAAAAAAAGTAAGAAAAGATATTTTTACTTATTTACACTTGGATTCGTGGGAAGAGCACATCTATTCCGTAGACCGTAGAAATATTGCAATGAACGTTGAGAAAGTATCTTCTGTTGAAGAAAAAAAAGAGAGATTGTTATTCCTGTGCAAAGAACTAAAAGGTTCAGGAATTATTTATTTTTCAAGCAAAAGATTAGCAGAAGAATGTCATCAACTTTTTGTAAATGCAGGGATAGGAAACACTGCCTATTATCATGCGGGGCTAAGTACAGAAGATCGTATGCTTATTCAGCAGCAGTTTATTGACAGTCAACTACGTGTCATTTGTGCAACCAGTGCATTTGGAATGGGGATTAATAAAGAAGACATTCGTTTTGTTATCCATTTTCACATGCCGAGTCAAATGGAATCCTATATCCAAGAAATAGGTCGTGCTGGAAGGGATGGAGAAAAAAGTATTGCCATTCAACTTTATCAAGAAGGAGATGAAACATTAACTTACTCCATGGTCGAATATGAATTACCTTCTGAAGATACAATCGATCGTTTCCTAGAAGGTAATGTATTAGAAGAAGAACTGCAAGAAACTTCGGGTGTAAGATATCTGCAGTATTTAGAGAGTAAGTTTGCTCATTTACCATTGGTAGAAAAAAGAAAGTATATGGTAGAACAGAAAAACAATAGAATTAGTCAGAAGTTAGTAAAAGTTAAAGAAATGCATGATTGGGTACTGACCAGTAATTGTAGAAGAAAAGAACTAGTTTCCTTGTTTGATGAGCAAATCGAAAACAAACCGGTTACATGTTGCGATAATTGTGGGATGGACGTAAGTAATTTTTTTGGAGAAGAGTTGTTACAAATTAATGAGGTGCAAAAAGACTGGAAATGGATGTTACACGATATTATTTTGGGGTAA
- a CDS encoding RNA polymerase sigma factor SigX: MNSVFQELYERHHQDVFNFLMYMVKQREVAEDLSQEVYIRVMKSYAGFENRSSEKTWLFSIARNVAIDHFRKQKGWKDKVIEAFTFATNTVKSDEPLPEEVALQSEEIQLMYRCLDHCSPDQRAVIILRYLQDFSITEAAQTLDWTESKVKTTQHRALKKLKELMIEKSGKEETIHEQA; this comes from the coding sequence ATGAACTCCGTTTTTCAAGAACTTTATGAACGTCATCATCAAGACGTTTTTAACTTTCTAATGTATATGGTAAAACAACGAGAAGTCGCAGAAGATTTATCACAAGAAGTCTACATCAGAGTGATGAAATCCTATGCAGGTTTTGAGAACCGCAGTTCAGAAAAAACGTGGCTTTTTTCTATAGCAAGAAATGTGGCGATTGATCATTTTAGAAAGCAAAAAGGTTGGAAAGATAAAGTGATAGAAGCTTTTACTTTTGCTACAAACACGGTGAAAAGTGACGAACCGCTCCCCGAAGAAGTAGCGCTTCAAAGTGAAGAAATACAGTTGATGTATCGTTGCTTAGACCATTGTTCGCCTGACCAAAGAGCGGTCATCATCTTACGATATCTCCAAGACTTTTCTATAACAGAAGCTGCCCAAACGTTAGATTGGACGGAAAGTAAAGTGAAAACCACTCAGCACCGAGCGTTGAAAAAGTTAAAAGAACTGATGATTGAAAAAAGTGGAAAGGAGGAAACGATCCATGAGCAAGCGTAA
- a CDS encoding ECF transporter S component — protein sequence MGKSVRNLVLISFMGSLSFLLMKISVPILPAAPFLKLDISDSVSFLAAIMMGPVAGVLVELLKNTIHYILDNSMTGVPIDQASNFTAGILFLLPAYYIYTKLNSKKGMLVGFSAGIVAMTVGMSVLNYFLFVPAYTWFLNAPAWESAALLQFILSAVVPFNLIKGAVVAGVSYILVTRLHTVIERNRASVPSSVEKSVKA from the coding sequence ATGGGGAAATCTGTTAGAAATCTTGTGTTAATTAGTTTTATGGGCAGTTTGTCGTTTCTGTTGATGAAGATAAGTGTCCCAATCTTACCAGCTGCTCCGTTTTTAAAATTAGACATTAGTGATTCTGTCTCGTTTTTAGCGGCAATTATGATGGGGCCGGTAGCAGGAGTGTTGGTTGAATTATTAAAGAACACAATTCACTACATTTTAGACAATTCGATGACTGGAGTACCAATTGATCAAGCATCTAATTTTACCGCAGGAATTCTTTTCTTATTACCGGCTTATTACATTTACACAAAGTTGAATAGTAAGAAAGGTATGTTAGTCGGTTTTTCTGCAGGTATTGTTGCAATGACAGTTGGGATGAGTGTATTGAATTATTTCTTATTCGTTCCAGCGTATACGTGGTTTTTAAATGCACCTGCTTGGGAGTCAGCTGCTTTACTACAGTTTATTTTATCAGCTGTAGTACCATTTAATTTAATTAAAGGTGCAGTTGTAGCAGGAGTTTCCTATATCTTAGTAACAAGACTTCATACAGTAATTGAACGTAATCGTGCTAGTGTGCCAAGTTCAGTGGAGAAAAGCGTAAAAGCATAA
- a CDS encoding MerR family transcriptional regulator, whose translation MTSQDEGKYNIKAVSKMIGVQPGTLRAWERRYNMIAPVRNDSGHRLYTEKHVHILKWLANKVNQGFTISQAVALLEKSDFENDIVDKSKEVDQTDTLSEELMQALLQFNEVKAHELINHAFAIYTIDKVVIDVLGSILVRIGDLWESGQITTAHEHFATSILRSRIGIIMHSFPHNGILPKVVAVCGPGEWHELGLLIFTLFVRRKGFEVIYLGSSIKEEDIDVVLDTVKPKFLFMSCTMRENLPNLFELVDRLKSEREELEVGLGGFAIDTMPAKNREKYDDMIIGANKNHWEEWLLAKSS comes from the coding sequence ATGACAAGCCAAGATGAAGGAAAATACAACATCAAAGCAGTTTCAAAAATGATAGGCGTTCAACCTGGCACGCTAAGGGCTTGGGAGCGACGTTATAATATGATAGCACCTGTAAGGAATGATTCAGGTCATCGTTTATATACTGAGAAACATGTTCATATATTGAAATGGCTTGCTAATAAAGTGAATCAAGGTTTCACAATAAGTCAGGCAGTAGCTTTGCTTGAAAAGAGTGACTTTGAAAATGATATAGTAGATAAAAGTAAAGAAGTTGACCAAACGGATACTCTATCAGAAGAATTAATGCAAGCACTACTTCAATTTAATGAAGTAAAAGCACATGAATTAATTAATCATGCATTTGCCATTTACACGATAGACAAAGTGGTTATTGATGTATTAGGTTCCATTTTAGTTAGAATTGGTGACCTATGGGAGAGTGGACAAATTACGACCGCACATGAGCATTTTGCTACTTCCATACTTCGTTCCAGAATCGGAATCATTATGCACTCTTTTCCCCATAACGGTATTTTACCTAAGGTAGTGGCTGTATGTGGGCCAGGTGAGTGGCATGAATTAGGATTGTTAATATTTACCTTGTTTGTTAGACGAAAAGGGTTTGAGGTTATTTATTTAGGATCCAGTATTAAAGAAGAAGATATTGATGTTGTGCTGGATACTGTAAAACCAAAGTTCTTGTTTATGTCTTGCACAATGAGAGAGAATTTACCAAACTTGTTTGAGTTGGTTGATCGTTTGAAGAGTGAACGAGAAGAATTAGAGGTTGGTTTAGGTGGTTTTGCGATTGATACGATGCCTGCTAAGAATAGAGAAAAATACGATGATATGATTATTGGTGCAAATAAGAACCATTGGGAAGAGTGGCTCCTGGCGAAATCTTCATGA
- a CDS encoding metallophosphoesterase produces the protein MLILSVSALTIGILLVVFMIYNAFSNNLSTIEVELNRFPHNSSELKVFYISDVHNRVISEKLLNQVHDVELVIIGGDFRDNRTPNWKIEENLKRLSRFGPIYFIWGNNDYEGDVETFKKLLEKWKVIVVGNEVVLISYNGSFIQLAAIEDMSMKKDNVHKTISSINKNECCIFVSHDPRIRRKAGVSLQGYVDLLLSGHTHGGQIRIFGFGPYTLGGVHQTFPYVHFVSNGYGTSIIPLRLGTKAEAHVLTIRKKPAQTI, from the coding sequence ATGCTAATATTGTCTGTATCAGCTTTAACTATTGGAATTCTATTAGTTGTTTTTATGATATATAATGCATTTTCCAATAATTTATCAACGATAGAAGTTGAATTAAATAGGTTTCCACATAATAGCAGCGAATTAAAGGTGTTTTATATATCTGATGTACATAATAGAGTCATTAGTGAAAAATTGTTAAATCAAGTACATGACGTAGAACTTGTTATTATAGGAGGGGACTTTAGAGACAATAGAACTCCAAATTGGAAAATAGAAGAAAACTTGAAAAGATTGTCTAGATTTGGACCTATTTATTTTATTTGGGGGAATAATGATTACGAGGGAGATGTAGAAACGTTTAAAAAACTGTTGGAAAAATGGAAAGTCATCGTGGTTGGAAACGAAGTAGTTTTGATTTCTTATAACGGGTCTTTCATCCAACTTGCAGCAATAGAAGATATGAGTATGAAAAAAGATAATGTACATAAAACTATTTCTTCTATAAATAAGAATGAATGTTGTATTTTTGTCAGTCATGACCCAAGAATTAGACGAAAAGCAGGAGTTAGCTTACAAGGATATGTAGATTTGCTTTTGAGTGGGCACACACACGGTGGTCAAATTAGAATTTTCGGTTTTGGCCCTTACACGCTCGGTGGGGTGCACCAAACATTTCCATATGTTCATTTTGTATCTAATGGCTATGGGACTTCTATTATACCCTTACGTCTAGGGACAAAAGCTGAAGCGCATGTACTTACAATACGAAAAAAACCTGCACAAACTATATAA
- a CDS encoding ferredoxin — MAKYTIVDKDTCIACGACGAAAPDIYDYDDEGIAFVILDDNEGTCKIPDELHEDMVDAFEGCPTDSIKISEEPFDGDALKFE; from the coding sequence ATGGCAAAATATACAATTGTTGACAAAGATACATGTATCGCTTGTGGAGCGTGCGGAGCAGCTGCCCCAGATATTTATGATTACGATGACGAGGGTATTGCATTTGTAATTCTAGATGATAATGAAGGAACATGCAAAATCCCTGATGAGTTACACGAGGATATGGTAGATGCATTCGAGGGATGCCCTACTGACTCCATCAAGATTTCTGAAGAACCATTTGATGGTGACGCTCTTAAATTTGAATAG
- a CDS encoding DUF2663 family protein, translating into MDKDIKDLYPYADSTTIYMLNQVYFRKKKFDTWKKYYLYCYITLGLLFFSFFSYSFEKIVKVYSHSSDQLFFAFMSNPLLPLFSILFGTGCFFGILIYRKKQKYEKEYQDLRKEIVDRSKDLWKDSLWTNRHHVFEVMKEKGINLYHATK; encoded by the coding sequence TTGGACAAGGATATAAAAGATTTGTACCCTTATGCAGATTCAACCACAATTTATATGTTGAATCAAGTATATTTTAGGAAGAAAAAGTTTGATACTTGGAAGAAGTATTATTTATATTGTTATATTACTCTTGGTCTTTTATTTTTTTCTTTTTTCTCTTATTCCTTTGAGAAGATAGTAAAAGTTTACTCGCATTCTAGCGATCAGTTATTTTTTGCATTTATGTCAAATCCACTGCTCCCATTGTTTTCTATTCTATTTGGTACAGGATGCTTTTTCGGGATATTAATCTATAGAAAAAAACAAAAATATGAAAAAGAGTATCAAGATTTAAGGAAAGAGATTGTGGACAGGAGTAAGGATTTGTGGAAAGATAGCCTATGGACCAATAGGCACCATGTGTTTGAAGTAATGAAAGAAAAAGGAATTAATTTGTATCATGCTACAAAATGA
- a CDS encoding helix-turn-helix domain-containing protein has protein sequence MDKLILTIATTLHEQRSYSSIFHILKGKKSSQTIQDIHLFSLTAYFSILPKLSKEQFMERLNSLRDDQYISLDTELIKVTSSGLNKMHNAPILFPFLNGWSFHKVTKERWEKMNLLIQVVSNALSQNKNYIPIVQDEKVQKELKFFLASHLTSQTLKEFAHTLLEECSVVFEEMETAPTLLIKKLSGVKTSGQTMYQLADEWNVSEIEMQLMWLHAWHEWMAIYERLQPPLLSMLLQTTNNVSLYTSSTQHTKRLLDMGNSLEDVASIRGLKKSTIEDHVIELALMDPHFDSSILLTQEEERLINEAIETLQVQRLKPIKESVGDAISYFQIRLCIARRGKNELT, from the coding sequence TTGGACAAACTTATTTTAACCATTGCGACAACATTGCATGAGCAGCGTTCTTATTCCTCTATTTTCCATATATTAAAAGGGAAAAAATCTTCCCAAACCATTCAAGATATTCATTTATTTTCACTAACAGCTTATTTCTCCATTTTACCAAAACTCTCAAAAGAACAATTCATGGAACGCTTAAATTCTCTAAGAGACGATCAGTATATATCATTGGATACAGAGTTAATTAAAGTAACAAGCAGCGGGTTGAATAAAATGCATAACGCACCAATTTTGTTCCCATTTTTAAACGGATGGTCGTTTCATAAAGTTACGAAAGAGCGTTGGGAGAAAATGAATTTATTAATTCAAGTGGTATCTAATGCATTAAGTCAAAATAAAAACTATATTCCCATCGTTCAAGATGAAAAAGTTCAAAAAGAGTTGAAATTTTTTCTAGCCTCCCATCTAACAAGTCAAACGTTAAAAGAATTTGCACATACGTTATTGGAAGAATGTAGTGTTGTGTTTGAAGAAATGGAAACAGCACCTACTTTACTGATAAAAAAACTTTCTGGTGTAAAAACTTCAGGGCAAACCATGTACCAATTGGCAGATGAATGGAATGTTTCGGAAATAGAGATGCAACTAATGTGGTTACATGCTTGGCATGAATGGATGGCTATATACGAAAGGCTTCAACCACCATTATTAAGTATGCTACTACAAACAACAAATAACGTTTCTTTATACACTAGTTCCACGCAACATACGAAGAGATTACTGGATATGGGAAATTCCCTAGAAGATGTTGCTTCAATTAGAGGTTTAAAGAAAAGTACAATAGAAGATCACGTCATAGAACTGGCTTTGATGGATCCTCATTTTGATAGTTCCATCTTATTAACGCAAGAAGAAGAAAGATTAATAAATGAGGCAATAGAAACTTTACAGGTTCAACGTTTAAAACCTATAAAAGAGTCCGTAGGTGACGCGATTTCGTATTTCCAGATTAGGCTTTGTATAGCAAGGAGAGGAAAAAATGAACTTACATAA